One window from the genome of Nitrospira defluvii encodes:
- a CDS encoding helicase-related protein translates to MLLNQLKPNIIVRGAIFPEPVQVIVVVPMGESVKLIGKGLTSGKVHEPILNAEQLAGLEATPEKEPFDGDPHKFRLGIEALRLELAYEYDPYFSLSIARVDPLPHQLEAVYDYFIKLPRIRFLLADDPGAGKTIMAGLLIKELKIRGLVKRTLIVTPANLSFQWQREMKDKFRENFEIVRSDVLRANYGTNPWQEKNQVITSVSWVSRIEDAKESLLRSHWDLIIVDEAHKMSAYSAEKKTLAYQLGEALADMTDHYLLMTATPHKGDPQNFCLFLQLLDRDVYGDVKSLEEAMRRQEAPCYLRRVKEALVTFPDPDTGRVKALFTKRRVRTSEFKIDDEEWDFYDALTRYVEDQSIKASADDSARGRALGFTMALLQRRFASSVYAVRRTLERMKEKREKILADPQGYRQEQILKNVPDDFDDLPEEEQQDIIASLENVVASVDPAALKEEILQLTKLIDQARLLEQREVESKLVRLKEVIAERGVFQDPKMKLLIFTEHKDTLDFLVGKLREWKLTVTQIHGGMKIGDRDTPGSRIYAEREFREECQVLVATEAAGEGINLQFCWLMVNYDIPWNPVRLEQRMGRIHRYGQEKDCLIFNFVSTNTREGRVLHKLFERIGKIEDDLDPKRTGKIFNVLGEIFPANQLERMVRDMYAHNLTEEVIKSRIIEQVDTERFRKITNSTLEGLAKRELNLSAIVGKSAEAKERRLVPEVIQDFFLHSAPLAGIHPKETAKGQQAFRIGRVPRTLWPIGEKLEPRFGKLGREYKHVVFDKRMLTEDPTLEWITPGHPLFEVVRDDVWDRVQNDLRQGAVFFDLHSKAPARLDVFSAAIRDGRGNVLHRHLFVVQTGIDGAMSIRQPTIFLDLALAPVGTAVPDDDGLPGRDRVERVLVEEALQPFLNAITVQRAKEIETISKHMEISLNELIHRQNLRMGDLLESHRTGDASPLLAANIKTTEDRLDELNGRLERRRDELQQERRCTITDIHHHGRAWALPHPERTSPRIAPMVRDEEIEHLAVQAVIAHEEARGCRVESVEADNRGFDLISRKPHPEDPQTVIEVRFIEVKGRSVVGELALTTNEYKTAERLKNDYWLYAVFNCGSTPEIHVVQDPARLGWEPLVKIEHYHVAAKEILGAAAEKSAGS, encoded by the coding sequence ATGCTGCTAAATCAGCTCAAACCAAACATCATTGTCAGGGGCGCGATCTTTCCTGAACCGGTTCAAGTAATTGTCGTTGTGCCGATGGGCGAGTCCGTAAAGCTTATCGGGAAAGGGCTTACATCTGGCAAGGTCCACGAACCGATTCTTAATGCTGAACAGCTTGCCGGACTGGAAGCTACCCCTGAGAAGGAGCCGTTCGATGGGGACCCACACAAGTTCAGGCTGGGTATCGAAGCGCTTCGTTTAGAATTAGCCTATGAATACGACCCTTACTTCTCCCTTTCGATCGCTCGGGTAGATCCGCTCCCGCACCAGCTCGAAGCAGTCTACGACTACTTCATAAAGTTGCCGCGCATCCGTTTCCTGCTTGCTGATGATCCAGGGGCAGGGAAAACTATCATGGCTGGCCTCTTGATCAAGGAGTTGAAGATTCGCGGTCTCGTGAAACGCACCCTCATTGTCACTCCGGCGAATCTCTCCTTTCAGTGGCAGCGTGAAATGAAGGACAAGTTCCGGGAGAATTTTGAGATTGTCCGGAGCGATGTCTTACGGGCGAACTACGGCACCAATCCCTGGCAGGAAAAGAATCAAGTCATTACCTCGGTGTCCTGGGTCTCGCGTATCGAAGATGCCAAGGAAAGCCTTCTGCGTAGCCATTGGGATCTCATAATTGTCGATGAAGCGCACAAGATGAGCGCCTATAGTGCCGAGAAGAAGACCCTGGCCTACCAGCTAGGCGAAGCCTTGGCAGACATGACCGATCACTATTTGCTGATGACCGCCACTCCGCACAAGGGAGATCCACAGAACTTTTGTTTGTTCCTCCAGCTCCTTGATCGAGACGTGTATGGGGATGTGAAGAGTCTGGAAGAAGCCATGCGGCGACAGGAGGCTCCTTGCTATCTCCGGCGGGTGAAAGAGGCCTTGGTCACGTTTCCTGATCCAGATACAGGCAGGGTCAAAGCACTCTTTACCAAGCGGCGGGTCCGAACATCGGAGTTCAAGATTGATGATGAGGAATGGGATTTCTACGACGCCTTGACTCGGTATGTAGAGGATCAATCGATCAAAGCGTCAGCCGATGATTCAGCGAGAGGCCGAGCCCTCGGCTTCACTATGGCGCTGTTGCAGCGTCGGTTTGCTTCGAGCGTCTATGCTGTCCGACGAACGTTGGAAAGGATGAAGGAGAAACGCGAGAAGATCCTTGCCGATCCCCAGGGGTATCGGCAGGAACAAATTCTTAAGAATGTGCCTGATGATTTTGACGATCTACCTGAAGAAGAACAGCAGGATATTATCGCCAGCCTTGAGAATGTTGTGGCGTCAGTGGACCCAGCGGCGTTGAAAGAGGAGATTCTCCAACTCACCAAACTCATTGATCAGGCACGTCTGCTGGAACAACGAGAAGTAGAGTCCAAGCTTGTCAGATTGAAAGAGGTGATCGCCGAACGCGGCGTCTTCCAAGACCCGAAGATGAAGCTACTTATCTTCACGGAACACAAAGACACTCTGGACTTCCTCGTCGGCAAGCTCCGCGAGTGGAAGCTCACAGTGACCCAGATTCATGGCGGCATGAAGATTGGGGATCGCGACACACCAGGCTCACGTATATATGCGGAACGGGAGTTTCGGGAGGAGTGTCAGGTTTTGGTGGCGACAGAAGCGGCAGGGGAGGGTATCAACCTCCAATTCTGTTGGCTCATGGTGAACTATGACATTCCCTGGAATCCAGTTCGTCTCGAACAACGGATGGGCCGCATCCATCGGTACGGCCAAGAAAAAGACTGCCTCATATTTAACTTCGTCTCGACCAATACACGTGAGGGGCGAGTCCTTCACAAACTGTTCGAGCGCATAGGGAAGATTGAGGACGATCTCGATCCTAAGCGTACTGGCAAGATTTTTAATGTCCTGGGCGAAATCTTTCCTGCCAATCAGCTAGAACGCATGGTTCGAGATATGTATGCCCATAACCTCACGGAAGAAGTCATCAAAAGCAGAATCATTGAGCAGGTAGATACGGAGCGATTCCGAAAGATCACCAATTCTACGCTCGAAGGCTTGGCAAAACGCGAGTTGAACCTGTCCGCCATCGTAGGCAAATCCGCGGAAGCGAAAGAGCGGCGGCTAGTACCGGAAGTCATCCAGGATTTCTTCCTTCACTCCGCTCCTTTAGCAGGAATCCATCCAAAAGAAACGGCCAAAGGGCAGCAGGCCTTCCGCATTGGGCGGGTTCCCCGGACGCTCTGGCCGATTGGGGAGAAGCTCGAACCGCGATTTGGGAAGCTCGGTCGAGAGTACAAACACGTCGTGTTCGATAAGCGGATGTTGACGGAGGACCCCACACTCGAATGGATCACGCCAGGGCATCCCCTCTTTGAAGTCGTGCGAGATGACGTATGGGATCGAGTCCAGAATGACCTACGTCAGGGGGCAGTATTTTTCGATCTCCACAGCAAAGCACCGGCCCGACTCGATGTGTTTTCAGCCGCTATTCGAGATGGACGAGGAAATGTACTCCACCGACACCTCTTTGTCGTTCAGACGGGTATTGATGGGGCCATGAGCATCCGACAACCCACTATCTTTTTAGATCTCGCCTTGGCTCCGGTGGGTACGGCAGTTCCTGATGATGATGGACTGCCAGGTCGTGATCGAGTCGAACGAGTTCTGGTTGAGGAGGCTTTGCAGCCCTTCCTGAATGCAATCACTGTGCAACGGGCAAAAGAGATCGAGACCATTTCTAAGCACATGGAAATCAGTCTCAATGAGCTGATTCATCGTCAAAACTTACGAATGGGTGATTTGCTGGAAAGTCACAGGACGGGAGATGCGAGCCCGCTACTAGCGGCGAATATCAAGACCACAGAGGATCGTTTAGATGAATTGAACGGTCGTCTAGAGCGCCGAAGAGATGAACTTCAGCAGGAGCGACGGTGCACGATCACCGACATCCATCACCACGGACGAGCATGGGCACTACCTCATCCAGAACGGACCTCCCCTCGTATTGCCCCGATGGTTCGTGATGAAGAAATTGAGCATCTCGCTGTGCAAGCAGTGATCGCGCACGAGGAAGCGCGAGGGTGCAGGGTGGAGAGTGTGGAGGCTGACAATCGCGGCTTTGATCTAATTTCGCGGAAGCCGCATCCTGAAGATCCACAAACAGTCATTGAGGTGCGGTTTATCGAGGTCAAGGGGCGGTCGGTCGTCGGAGAATTGGCGCTGACAACGAATGAATACAAGACAGCGGAACGCCTAAAGAATGACTATTGGCTATATGCCGTCTTTAATTGCGGATCCACACCGGAAATTCATGTGGTCCAAGACCCTGCACGGCTCGGCTGGGAACCGCTAGTGAAAATCGAACACTATCATGTCGCGGCGAAGGAGATTCTCGGCGCTGCAGCGGAAAAGAGTGCCGGTTCATGA